From Mucilaginibacter rubeus, a single genomic window includes:
- a CDS encoding RNA polymerase sigma factor produces MGEEELHQLINGCVKQDRKSQKMLYKAFYGFSMGICLRYAGNRDEAAEVMNQGFMKVFTHINRFDTSRPFKAWIGRIMMNVSIDYYRANLKMAYTEDLEKAENVSEGDLTDKNLNYEDLLAMVQQLPQAYRTVFNLFAIDGYSHEEIGEMLNISPGTSKSNLHKARHKLKQMILKAEETADKTNYNRGMDFNPIVAYNGIGIDVRSTFFNNGIRG; encoded by the coding sequence ATGGGCGAAGAAGAGTTACATCAACTGATCAATGGCTGCGTAAAGCAGGACAGAAAAAGTCAGAAAATGCTCTATAAAGCGTTTTATGGGTTTTCTATGGGGATTTGTCTGCGTTATGCAGGCAACCGCGATGAGGCTGCGGAGGTTATGAATCAGGGTTTTATGAAGGTGTTTACCCACATAAACAGGTTTGATACTTCAAGGCCGTTTAAAGCCTGGATTGGTAGGATCATGATGAATGTTTCTATTGATTACTATCGGGCCAATTTAAAAATGGCTTACACCGAAGACCTGGAGAAGGCAGAAAACGTGAGCGAGGGCGACCTTACCGATAAAAATTTAAATTACGAAGATCTGCTGGCGATGGTGCAACAGTTGCCGCAGGCTTATCGTACAGTATTTAACCTTTTTGCAATAGACGGATACTCGCACGAAGAGATAGGTGAGATGCTGAACATTAGTCCGGGAACATCTAAGTCAAATTTGCACAAGGCAAGGCATAAACTAAAACAAATGATATTAAAAGCAGAGGAAACTGCTGATAAAACCAATTACAACAGGGGTATGGATTTTAACCCGATTGTGGCCTATAATGGTATAGGTATAGATGTAAGAAGCACTTTTTTTAATAATGGTATCAGAGGATGA